The following coding sequences lie in one Populus trichocarpa isolate Nisqually-1 chromosome 14, P.trichocarpa_v4.1, whole genome shotgun sequence genomic window:
- the LOC7496948 gene encoding phosphomannomutase — translation MAVRKPGLIALFDLDDTLTAPRKAATPSMLEFIKELRKVVTIGLVGGSDLSKISEQLGKTVINDYDYVFSENGLVAHKDGKLIGTQSLKSFLGDEKLKEFINFTLHYIADLDIPIKRGTFIELRSGMLNVSPIGRNCSQEERDEFEKYDKVHNIRPKMLSVLCEKFAHLNLTFSIGGQISFDVFPQGWDKTYCLRYLDEFSEIHFFGDKTYKGGNDHEIYESERTVGHTVTSPDDTVEQCKALFFA, via the exons ATGGCCGTGAGAAAACCTGGTTTAATTGCTCTATTTGATCTTGATGACACTCTCACTGCTCCAAGgaag GCAGCCACCCCAAGTATGTTAGAGTTCATCAAGGAACTCCGAAag GTTGTTACTATAGGACTGGTGGGTGGATCTGATCTCTCTAAGATATCAGAGCAGCTTGGAAAGACAG TTATTAACGACTATGATTatgtattttctgaaaatggGCTTGTTGCTCACAAAGATGGGAAGCTTATCGGCACCCAG AGCTTGAAGTCATTTCTTGGAGATGAGAAGCTCAAG GAATTTATAAACTTCACACTTCATTATATTGCTGACTTGGATATCCCCATAAAAAG GGGAACATTTATAGAATTACGAAGTGGGATGCTTAATGTGTCACCAATTGGACGGAACTGCAGCCAAGAAGAAagagatgaatttgaaaagtatgACAAG GTTCATAACATACGCCCAAAAATGTTATCTGTGCTGTGTGAAAAGTTCGCTCACCTTAACCTCACATTTTCAATAGGGGGACAGATAAGCTTTGAT GTTTTCCCTCAAGGCTGGGACAAGACATACTGTTTGAGATACCTTGACGAGTTCAGTGAAATTCACTTCTTTGGTGACAAAACCTACAAG gGGGGAAACGATCATGAGATATATGAATCAGAACGAACGGTGGGTCATACAG TTACCAGCCCTGATGATACAGTGGAGCAGTGTAAAGCCCTCTTCTTTGCCTGA
- the LOC7496947 gene encoding ABC transporter G family member 20, translated as MSGLGHPNMSQGEGFFPSDNLPLFNHNNRMELQQYPRRSKPSLSPTLGELLKRVEDAQSDTSIDSTPVHHHQALELGYACSSMPPSSPFVLSFNNLTYSVKVGQNMPFPVCGKEDLSHGSSETASMKVLLNDISGEAREGEIMAVLGASGSGKSTLIDALADRIAKESLKGSVTLNGEVLESRLLKVISAYVMQDDLLFPMLTVEETLMFSADFRLPRSLSRSKKKARVQALIDQLGLRNAANTVIGDEGHRGVSGGERRRVSIGTDIVHDPILLFLDEPTSGLDSTSAFMVVKVLQRIARSGSIVIMSVHQPSYRILTVLDSLIFLSHGQTVYGGSPGGLPEFFGQFGHPIPENENRTEFALDLIRELEEAPDGTKTLVEFNKSWQTKKNPTNRTCNVSKLSLKDAISASISRGKLVSGAPNNSNSTSSVPTFANPLWAEMMVISKRSLLNAKRMPELFGIRLGAVLVTGIILATVFYHLDNSPRGAQERLGFFAFAMSTTYYTCAESIPAFLQERYIFMRETAYNAYRRSSYVLAHSLISIPSLIVLSIAFAATTFWAVGLDGGFSGFCFYFFAILSAFWAGSSFVTFLSGVVSHVMLGFTIVVAILAYFLLFSGFFISRDRVPSYWIWFHYISLVKYPYEAALQNEFHDPTKCFVRGVQMFDTTPLAAVPLSLKLKMLKSISSTLGMNITGNTCVVTGTDILRQQGITQISKWNCLWVTIAWGFFFRILFYFALLLGSKNKRR; from the coding sequence ATGTCCGGTTTAGGACATCCAAACATGTCACAAGGAGAAGGTTTTTTTCCCAGTGACAACCTGCCACTCTTTAACCATAACAACCGAATGGAGCTCCAACAATATCCTAGAAGATCCAAACCTTCTCTTTCTCCTACTCTTGGTGAGCTCCTAAAGCGTGTAGAAGATGCGCAAAGCGACACCTCCATTGACAGCACTCCTGTCCATCATCATCAAGCCCTTGAGCTAGGCTATGCCTGTAGCTCTATGCCACCATCGAGCCcctttgttctttcttttaacaACTTAACATACAGTGTCAAAGTTGGCCAAAATATGCCGTTTCCAGTCTGTGGAAAGGAGGACTTGTCACATGGTTCTTCAGAGACAGCTAGCATGAAGGTTTTGTTGAATGATATATCAGGAGAAGCGAGAGAGGGGGAAATTATGGCTGTTCTTGGGGCTAGCGGGTCCGGAAAATCCACATTGATTGATGCACTTGCTGACCGAATTGCAAAGGAGAGCTTGAAAGGGTCTGTGACTTTGAATGGTGAGGTCTTGGAGTCAAGGCTATTGAAAGTGATATCTGCTTATGTGATGCAAGATGATCTTTTGTTTCCTATGCTTACTGTGGAAGAGACACTGATGTTCTCGGCCGATTTCAGGCTTCCCCGCTCCCTCTCCAGGtcaaaaaagaaagcaagagtTCAGGCCTTGATCGATCAGTTAGGCTTGCGTAATGCAGCCAATACTGTGATTGGAGATGAAGGACATAGAGGCGTGTCAGGAGGTGAAAGAAGAAGAGTTTCTATTGGAACTGACATTGTTCATGACCCGATTCTCTTGTTTCTTGACGAGCCAACTTCAGGGCTTGATTCAACTAGTGCTTTTATGGTTGTTAAGGTTTTGCAGCGCATCGCACGAAGCGGAAGCATTGTGATCATGTCCGTGCACCAACCAAGTTACAGAATCTTGACCGTACTTGACAGTTTGATCTTTCTTTCACATGGGCAAACAGTATATGGTGGCTCTCCAGGAGGTCTTCCAGAATTCTTTGGTCAGTTTGGACATCCAATTCCTGAGAACGAGAACCGAACTGAGTTTGCGCTGGATTTGATTCGTGAACTTGAAGAAGCTCCTGATGGAACCAAGACCCTAGTTGAATTCAACAAGTCATGGCAAACCAAGAAAAATCCCACGAACAGAACCTGCAATGTATCCAAGCTTTCACTCAAGGACGCAATAAGTGCCAGCATTTCGAGAGGGAAACTGGTCTCCGGTGCCCCAAATAATTCAAACTCGACATCTTCAGTTCCAACCTTTGCCAATCCACTCTGGGCTGAAATGATGGTTATAAGCAAAAGATCATTACTCAATGCAAAAAGAATGCCTGAATTGTTTGGAATTCGCCTTGGTGCTGTTCTTGTTACAGGTATAATCTTGGCTACCGTTTTTTATCATCTTGACAACTCTCCCAGAGGTGCGCAAGAGCGATTGGGCTTCTTTGCTTTCGCCATGTCCACTACTTACTACACCTGTGCAGAATCTATCCCTGCCTTTCTCCAAGAACGTTATATTTTCATGAGAGAAACCGCCTACAATGCTTATCGCCGCTCTTCATACGTTCTTGCTCACTCTCTAATCTCAATTCCCTCTCTGATCGTACTTTCTATTGCCTTTGCTGCAACAACATTCTGGGCTGTAGGACTTGATGGTGGGTTTTCTGGGTTCTGCTTCTACTTCTTCGCAATCTTGTCTGCATTTTGGGCTGGAAGTTCGTTTGTTACTTTTCTTTCAGGTGTTGTCTCTCATGTTATGCTGGGTTTCACCATTGTGGTTGCCATCTTGGCATACTTTCTTCTCTTCAGTGGATTCTTCATCTCTCGAGACCGAGTCCCATCGTACTGGATATGGTTTCACTATATATCTCTGGTGAAATATCCATACGAGGCAGCTCTGCAAAATGAATTTCATGATCCAACAAAATGTTTTGTTAGGGGTGTGCAAATGTTTGATACCACACCTCTTGCTGCGGTGCCATTGTCGTTGAAATTGAAGATGTTGAAGAGCATTAGCAGCACTTTGGGCATGAACATTACAGGCAACACTTGTGTAGTCACAGGAACAGATATTCTAAGGCAACAAGGGATAACACAAATAAGCAAATGGAATTGCTTGTGGGTCACTATTGCTTGGGGGTTTTTCTTCaggattcttttttattttgctttgttgttGGGCAGCAAGAACAAGAGGAGGTGA
- the LOC18105217 gene encoding phosphomannomutase, which translates to MAVRKPGLIALFDVDGTLTAPRKEATPSMIEFVKELRKVVTIGVVGGSDLSKISEQLGKTVINDYDYVFSENGLVAHKDGKLIGTQSLKSFLGDEKLKEFINFTLHYIADLDIPIKRGTFIEFRSGMLNVSPIGRNCSQEERDEFEKYDKVQNIRPKMVSVLREKFAHLNLTFSIGGQISFDVFPQGWDKTYCLRYLDEFSEIHFFGDKTYKGGNDHEIYESERTVGHTVTSPDDTVEQCKALFFA; encoded by the exons ATGGCCGTGAGAAAACCTGGTTTAATTGCTCTATTTGATGTTGATGGCACTCTCACTGCTCCAAGGAAG GAAGCCACCCCTAGTATGATAGAGTTCGTCAAGGAACTCCGAAag GTTGTTACTATAGGAGTGGTGGGTGGATCTGATCTCTCTAAGATATCAGAACAGCTTGGAAAGACAG TTATTAACGACTATGATTatgtattttctgaaaatggGCTTGTTGCTCACAAAGATGGGAAGCTTATCGGCACCCAG AGCTTGAAGTCATTTCTTGGAGACGAGAAGCTCAAG GAATTTATAAACTTCACACTTCATTATATTGCTGACTTGGATATCCCCATAAAAAG GGGAACATTTATAGAATTCCGAAGTGGGATGCTTAATGTATCACCAATTGGACGGAACTGCAGCCAAGAAGAAagagatgaatttgaaaagtatgACAAG GTTCAAAACATTCGCCCAAAAATGGTATCTGTGCTGCGTGAAAAGTTCGCTCACCTTAACCTCACATTTTCAATAGGGGGACAGATAAGCTTTGAT GTTTTCCCTCAAGGCTGGGACAAGACATACTGTTTGAGATACCTTGACGAGTTCAGTGAAATTCACTTCTTTGGTGACAAAACCTACAAG GGGGGAAACGATCATGAGATATATGAATCAGAACGAACTGTGGGTCATACAG TTACCAGCCCTGATGATACAGTGGAGCAGTGTAAAGCCCTCTTCTTTGCCTGA